A genomic segment from Tuwongella immobilis encodes:
- a CDS encoding SulP family inorganic anion transporter, translating to MRWLVRGDWDGFFGLALDNLVQLLLIVSLCQFVLGFSPELIYGRILPGAAISLIVGNFFYGWQARRLAQQTGRTDVCALPYGINTVSLLAHVFLVMLPAKSVAQNLGMDPAQQATFAWQMGLVATFGCGFVELIGVLFADAIRRATPRAALLSTLAGIAVGFIAMTFFFRSFARPIVGIPTLGIILLTYLGGRRFKFGLPGGLVAITVGTALAWITGLATTDQFPQTLPTLVLPSFAGAEFWSALQSEHWSMFLSVILPMGLFNLVGSLQNIESAEAAGDRYPTRPSLAVNGIGSIAACLFGSTFPTTIYIGHPAWKAMGARAGYSILNGVFCTIVCLTGVIAHIAAIIPIDAGMAIIVYIGVIITTQAFQATPIRHAPAVVLGLLPGIAAWGTLMIKNGLRAAGIGTPERPFQQVESLLPTFQGQFDLYVDGAFALNEGFIFTSMIWAALTVALIERQFRIAAIWCLIAAALSAIGFIHSYTYTPGDTAMALFAPASPWALAYAVTAALLFATPYLTQPNPPQPPKDES from the coding sequence ATGCGCTGGCTGGTAAGGGGTGACTGGGATGGATTTTTCGGATTGGCGTTGGATAATTTGGTCCAATTGCTGCTCATCGTTTCGCTGTGTCAATTCGTGCTGGGGTTCTCTCCCGAATTGATCTATGGGCGAATTCTTCCGGGCGCAGCAATATCGCTGATTGTCGGAAATTTCTTCTATGGGTGGCAAGCCCGGCGATTGGCACAGCAGACCGGTCGGACCGATGTTTGTGCGTTGCCGTATGGAATCAATACCGTTTCGCTGCTCGCTCATGTCTTCCTGGTGATGCTTCCCGCCAAGTCCGTGGCGCAAAATCTCGGCATGGACCCTGCTCAGCAGGCGACATTCGCCTGGCAGATGGGCCTTGTTGCGACGTTCGGCTGTGGGTTCGTGGAATTGATCGGCGTGCTTTTCGCCGATGCCATTCGTCGGGCGACCCCGCGGGCGGCGCTCCTCTCCACACTGGCGGGCATCGCGGTTGGGTTTATCGCGATGACCTTTTTCTTTCGCTCATTCGCACGACCAATTGTGGGCATCCCCACGCTCGGCATCATCCTATTGACGTATCTGGGCGGTCGCCGATTCAAATTCGGACTCCCCGGCGGGTTGGTTGCCATCACCGTTGGCACCGCTTTGGCGTGGATCACCGGCTTAGCCACTACCGATCAGTTTCCGCAAACGCTTCCCACATTGGTACTTCCGTCATTTGCCGGTGCTGAGTTTTGGAGCGCATTGCAATCCGAACATTGGAGCATGTTTTTGTCTGTGATTTTGCCGATGGGACTCTTCAACCTGGTGGGGAGTTTGCAAAATATCGAATCGGCGGAGGCGGCTGGCGATCGTTACCCAACCCGCCCATCTCTCGCAGTCAACGGAATCGGTAGCATCGCCGCCTGTCTGTTCGGCTCCACATTTCCCACCACCATCTATATTGGGCATCCCGCGTGGAAAGCCATGGGAGCACGCGCCGGCTATTCCATACTGAATGGCGTCTTTTGTACGATTGTCTGTCTGACGGGCGTTATCGCCCATATCGCCGCCATCATCCCCATTGATGCCGGCATGGCCATCATTGTCTACATCGGCGTCATCATCACCACCCAAGCCTTCCAAGCGACGCCCATTCGACACGCCCCCGCGGTCGTCCTTGGCCTCCTCCCCGGAATCGCCGCGTGGGGAACCTTGATGATTAAAAACGGACTCCGCGCCGCTGGAATCGGGACGCCCGAACGGCCATTCCAACAGGTGGAATCACTGTTGCCGACATTCCAAGGGCAATTCGATCTCTACGTGGATGGAGCATTCGCACTCAACGAAGGATTTATCTTCACCTCGATGATTTGGGCCGCGCTGACGGTCGCGCTGATCGAGCGACAATTCCGAATCGCCGCCATCTGGTGCCTAATCGCTGCGGCCCTCTCCGCCATCGGCTTCATCCACAGCTATACCTATACCCCCGGAGATACCGCCATGGCATTATTTGCCCCAGCTTCTCCATGGGCGCTTGCTTACGCAGTCACCGCAGCCCTCCTATTCGCAACCCCATATCTCACCCAGCCTAATCCCCCTCAACCTCCAAAGGATGAGTCGTGA
- a CDS encoding right-handed parallel beta-helix repeat-containing protein, translating to MASVREFGAKGDGLADDTAAFQHAIERGDGLVQIPRGNYRITRPILIPLKQFGRLAIVGESAATLHHHAAGPCFHLIGTHGGSALPKSVLEPVWQSERMPLLRDFEILGHHAQADGIRLEGVMQPTLHGVLIRKCRHGIHLVQRNRNVLITACHIYDNSGIGIFLDRLNLHQINITGNHISYCKRGGISISQSEIRNIQIVGNDIEYNHDFDAPESTDIRFDASQGTIREGTIVGNTIQAQGSKGGANIRLIGVGASDPNAVGLLAITGNLIGSQTTAIEMTASRGVTISGNCIYSGYESAIDAKQCEHLVISGNTIDHNPEYKGNSTDRLRFVDCRNVSISGTIVQHTLPPTIAVDASLQFIRCKQLQIQGLQVLNARVRGIQLIECERVGISQSTIQRKPDDPEFVTAIDVQKCQQIMLTHNFLSKSQSDSPLLPKGSGLAESNLTID from the coding sequence ATGGCCAGCGTTCGTGAATTCGGCGCAAAAGGCGACGGACTCGCCGACGATACCGCGGCATTCCAACACGCGATCGAACGTGGCGACGGACTCGTTCAAATCCCCCGCGGGAATTATCGCATCACCCGCCCGATCCTCATTCCCCTCAAGCAGTTCGGACGATTGGCCATCGTCGGGGAATCCGCAGCCACCCTGCACCACCACGCCGCCGGCCCCTGCTTCCACCTCATCGGCACACACGGCGGATCCGCCCTTCCCAAAAGCGTTCTCGAACCCGTTTGGCAATCTGAACGAATGCCGCTTCTGCGGGATTTTGAGATTCTCGGCCACCATGCCCAAGCCGATGGCATCCGACTCGAAGGCGTGATGCAGCCGACGTTGCACGGTGTCTTAATCCGCAAATGCCGACATGGCATTCACTTAGTGCAACGCAATCGAAATGTGCTAATTACCGCCTGCCACATTTATGACAATTCGGGAATCGGAATTTTTCTCGATCGTCTCAATCTGCATCAGATCAATATCACGGGTAACCACATCAGTTATTGCAAACGCGGCGGGATTTCGATTTCGCAGAGCGAAATTCGCAATATCCAGATTGTCGGCAATGACATCGAATACAACCACGATTTCGATGCCCCCGAATCGACCGATATTCGCTTCGACGCCAGCCAGGGGACGATTCGCGAAGGCACCATTGTCGGCAATACCATTCAAGCTCAAGGTAGCAAAGGCGGAGCGAATATCCGATTGATTGGCGTCGGTGCCAGCGATCCGAATGCCGTGGGTCTGCTGGCAATCACCGGTAATCTGATCGGCAGCCAAACGACTGCCATTGAAATGACCGCCTCACGCGGCGTAACCATTTCTGGCAATTGCATTTACTCCGGTTACGAATCCGCGATTGATGCCAAACAGTGCGAGCATCTCGTCATCAGCGGCAACACGATCGACCACAACCCAGAGTACAAAGGCAACTCGACTGACCGACTGCGATTCGTCGATTGTCGAAATGTGTCCATCAGCGGAACAATTGTCCAACATACGCTTCCACCGACCATCGCCGTGGATGCCAGCTTGCAATTTATTCGCTGCAAGCAGTTGCAGATTCAAGGGTTACAAGTGCTGAATGCCCGTGTTCGTGGCATCCAACTCATCGAATGCGAACGAGTCGGCATCAGCCAATCGACGATCCAACGAAAGCCAGATGATCCCGAATTTGTGACCGCAATCGATGTGCAGAAGTGCCAACAAATCATGCTAACGCACAATTTCCTGTCGAAATCTCAGTCAGACTCGCCCCTTCTGCCCAAAGGTAGCGGGTTGGCCGAGAGCAATCTCACGATCGACTAA
- a CDS encoding thioredoxin domain-containing protein: MTTSLTLVLVSMLSPSATPTISWQSDFATAQAMAREQHKPLAVFFTPTVGVEQVKLGAAFSANVYETLASDYVCLVVNVDTPAGKALLPMFRMPSTGGIVVSERSGDFQAFRHEGDLIVSAFEARLVKYAAADYVYTATESNPGHEAPAAAAPAQTPAMTYPSQLFNSYCPSCQRGRR, translated from the coding sequence ATGACGACTTCGTTGACGTTGGTGCTGGTGAGCATGCTTTCCCCCTCGGCGACTCCGACCATTTCCTGGCAGAGCGATTTCGCAACCGCTCAGGCGATGGCCCGTGAGCAGCACAAGCCGCTCGCTGTGTTCTTCACACCGACGGTGGGTGTCGAGCAGGTCAAGCTCGGCGCAGCCTTCTCCGCCAACGTCTATGAAACCCTGGCAAGCGATTACGTCTGTCTGGTCGTTAATGTGGACACCCCGGCAGGCAAAGCCCTGCTGCCGATGTTCCGCATGCCCAGCACCGGCGGAATCGTTGTCTCCGAACGCAGCGGCGATTTCCAAGCCTTCCGCCACGAAGGTGACCTGATTGTCTCCGCGTTCGAAGCTCGGCTCGTCAAGTATGCGGCTGCGGATTATGTCTACACGGCCACGGAATCCAATCCTGGCCATGAAGCGCCCGCCGCTGCCGCTCCGGCTCAAACCCCGGCCATGACCTACCCGAGCCAACTGTTCAACAGCTACTGCCCGTCCTGCCAGCGCGGCCGTCGCTAA